The stretch of DNA CCGTCCACGATCATCGCTGAACCGAGCCCTGTGCCTAGCCCCAGGAAGAGCATGCGTCCTTTCTTGTAGCTGCCAAGAGCCTGCATGGCGGCATCGTTGATGATCTTCACCGGCTTTCCGAAAGCTTTGCGATAGTCGAATTTCACCCAACCGGGCGCGAGATTGAATGGCTCATTGATTGGCCGACCCTGTACCACTGGGCCTGGATATCCGATCGAGACCGCGTCATATTTCCAATCCCTCACCGCGTCCTTTACCTGGTTGACCATCTCTCGCGCGGTGAGTTTGGGACCAGACGGAACTTTGCGCACCTCTTTTTGGCCGGTAGCGAGCAGCTTTACGTGCGTACCGCCAACGTCAATAGCGAGTACGTGCTGCTTTGATTGCTGTGGTGTTGTGCTTTGGGAAATGCTCTTGATCCTGGTCATGAGCGTTTACTCAGCAGAGACTACCGCAATCGTACAAAACTTGGGAAATGGGCTGCCGATCTGCGTCCGATCGCAGATTTCAGGCTGTTGGTGAATAAAACTGAGAAATATTACGCAAGTTCCATTTCGGCCCATGTCAATTCGTAACTTTCTAAAACAATTCTTAACAGGGGATGATGCAACTCGGTCCTACTCTGAGGGTTGAGGAGGCGTCATGAGCGCTCGTCCCCTTTTTCGAATAGTCTGGCTTGCTTTGAGTGTGCTGCAGATCGCAACCGTCGTCTGCGCTTTTGAACGCCCTGCTCACGCGTACGTCGATCCCGGATCGGGATACATGCTGCTGCAGGTGATCGGCAGTATGTTTGCCGGCGCCGTCTTCTATTTACGTCACCGGTTGCGCCGGCTGTTTGCATTCGGAGCTCATTCCTCTTCGGAGGCCGACTCCAGCACAGAGAAGTAGGAGTATCCGTTGTCCTCCCCCGCTGCAACCTTTCGCGATCCCGCCGGCTCGCTTCGCATCGACGATGAGCGCGTGCTGCGTACAGTCCACCCAGAGTACGCCGAAGATTGCCTGAATTTCCTCGGTTCCGAATTGGCACAGAACTGGATTGCCAGCGGTCGTCTGGTAGAAACTCGTATTCTCTCGAGTGCGCCGGGCGAGCAACTCGAACTGGAACACCAGAGGGTTTTCTTTCCTTCCTATCCCTGGGAGTGGACGCCCAGCCAGTGGATCGCAGCCGCCGAACTCACACTCGACTTCGCCGAGCAGCAGTTGTCGATCGGCAGAGTGCTGAAGGACGCAACGCCGCTAAACGTCTTGTTTGAAGGCAGCCGACCGGTGTTTGTCGATGTCCTCTCCACCGAAGCCCGAGAGCTCGAAAATCCGTTGTGGATGGCCTATGGGCAATTCGTCCGCACATTTCTGCTACCGCTGGCTGCATACAAATATCTCGGATGGCCGCTGGCTGCGAGCCTCTCGCGGAGGGACGGGTATGAACCGCGCGATCTGTATGCTCATCTGTCTACATTGACACGACTTCTACCCGCAGTTTTTTCGCATGTGACTCTCCCATTCCTGCTTGAGAAGAAGAACGCAAACAGCACCTCCGCGGCAAAACTGAAACAGCGACCCGAAGTCGCGCTCTACATGCACCGGCAGCGCATCAAGCGCCTGCGGCGAGCGCTGCGTGCCTTTACTCCCAAAATGGGAGCATCAAAGTGGAGCGCTTACCCTGAGAGCGCCTCGCACTACAGCTCCAGCGACCGCGACGAAAAGCGCGAGTTCATCGAGCGGATTCTCTATACGGCCAAGCCAGCTCACGTGCTCGACATCGGCGCGAACACTGGCGAGTACTCGCGTTTAGCCGCGCACGCCGGAGCGAATGTGGTCGCCTGGGATACAGACGTTGCCGCCTCCGAGCAAAACTGGCGCGCAGCATGCGAGTCCCGGCTTCCCATATTGCCTCTGATTGCCGATGCCGCGCGACCTACTCCGGCTCTCGGTTGGCAAAATGCGGAGACCAGTTCGCTGCTCGATCGTGCCCGCGGACGGTTCGATTTGGTGATGATGCTCGGCCTCATTCATCATTTGTTACTCATCGACCAAATCCCAATGGCAGAGATCGCGCGTTTGGTAAATGAATTCACGACTCGCTGGGCGGTCGTCGAATGGGTTCCGGCAACGGACGTTCGCTTTCTCGACCTTTGCCGCGGACGCGATATCCTTTACGCGCATCTCGACGAACGCGCATTCCTCAGGAGCTTCACCCAGTATTTCGAACCGGTAGCGCGGAAGCCGCTGAGCAATGGGCGCGTACTCTTCTTCCTCCTGCGGAATCATTGAGGCATGAAGGCGCAACACCTGCTCGAAGGCTGCGGCGCTGCAATCCTGATTTTGCTCGCATATCTCTGGCCGCAGATTTCGCCAAGCCATGCTGCGTTGTATTTTTCCGTGCTGCCGGTAAACACCGTTAGCCGCGGAATTCTGATCGATCTGGTCGTTGTGGCCCTCGCCTGGGCGGCGGTCACCTTCCTCGTTGCGCGCAGCGACAAAGAGAATCGCAGTCCCGCATGGACCATCCTGCTGGCCATCGCGGTAGTTGTTGCCGTCGCGTCGGTTGCGAAGGTTGCGGAGCTCCGGCAGCGAGTTCCCAAACCGGGAATTTTGGACGCAGGCGTCCTCCTCTTGGGGTTCGCTGCCTGGCGGTGGGCGCCAGCCGTCTATACTCGCAGCATCAGCGTGTTCCGCTTTGCCCTCGTTCTGATCGGATGCTGCATCTTCTGGATGCTGCCCAAGCTCCTCTTCGTCGCATTCCACCGACCTGCGCCGGATGCAGTTTCATTTCGGCGCCCGTCAGGCGATCCTGACGCAAGCAGCGAGCGCATCGTCTGGATTCTGCTCGACGAGCTCTCGTATCAGCAGGTGTTCGAGATTTCTCATTCGAATCTGAAGCTGCCGGCTCTTCACCAGCTCGCCAGCGAAAGCTTCTCCTTTTCGCATCTCAGCGCGCCCGGTTACTACACGGCCAAAGTCGTGCCGTCGCTGATTTTAGGCCGACAAATCGCGGAGCTGGAGAGCACGCTTGACGGTCAAGCAATCATCCGAACAGAAAAGGATTCTCATTGGCACGCCTTAGATCCACAGCAGACGCTCTTCGCCGAAGCGCAGCGCGATGGATGGACAACCGGCGTTGCGGGCTGGTCGAATCCATATTGTCGTCTGCTCGGCAGCGTGCTCGATTCGTGCTTCTGGTATCCCGACCAGTTCACGCCGGCTTACATGTACTCGCATATGTCGCCGCAAAAATCGACAATTGAAAATGCTCTCGCGCCGCTCAGCAGCTCAGTGCGCCGGCTGATGCACGAGAAGTCGAAAGATCCGAGTTCGGTAGACTTTCACGTTCGCGACGCAGAAGGCGTGCTTGCTCCAGCAGTGAAGCTTGTTGCCGACAAAGACATCCGCTTCGCGTTCGTGCATATGCCTGTGCCGCATCCCCCGGGCGTCTACGACCGAGCTACCCAGCAAGTTCGTAACGGCGGCTCGTATCTCGACAATCTCGCATTGGCCGACCGTGACCTGCAGGCGCTGCTGGATTCATTGCATTCGGCGGATCTAGATCGTCATACCATCGTAGTCGTCTGCTCGGATCATTCCTGGCGAATCCCGCTCTGGCGCGGCGCTGCGTGGTGGACCAAAGAAGACGAACAAGCCGCGCAGACCGGCTTCGATCCTCGTCCGGTCCTGCTCGTTCACTTCCCCGGCCAGCAGCAAGGGACCGTGGTCCCGCAGGCGATGAACAGCCTCGTCATGCACGACGCCATAGCCGATCTCCTGCGCGGCCGCATTTCGAATGCAACGCAGTTTTCCCATTGGATAGGCGACTTGTAAACCAGCCCATCACCGCATTCGGCGCTGAAATTCGCTTCTTCTCTGGCCAGCATTCCGGCAAGGTTGCGCATCTAACCCGCGAGGCAGTCTCTCCGCCCACCGCCCGCTTCGCATGGAACGCTACATCTGCATCCACGCCCACTTCTACCAGCCACCCCGTGAAAATCCGTGGTTAGAAACGGTTGAGGTGCAGGATTCAGCATATCCATTTCACGACTGGAACCAGCGCATCACCAGCGAGTGTTACGCGCCGAACGCGGCCTCGCGCATTCTCGATCATGAAGGCTGCATTGCGGCGATCACGAACAACTATGCCAAAATCAGCTTCAACTTCGGCCCGACTCTCCTCTCCTGGATGGAAACTCAGGAGCCGGAAGTCTATGTCGCCATTCTTGAAGCAGACCGGCTGAGCCAGGAGCGATTCTCGGGTCACGGATCGGCGATCGCGCAGGGGTACAACCACATGATCCTGCCGCTGGCGAACAATCACGACCGTTACGCGCAGATCTGCTGGGGTATCCGCGACTTTGAGTCCCGCTTTCATCGCATGCCCGAAGGCATGTGGCTGCCGGAAACCGCTGTCGATCTCCCAACGCTCGACATCATGGCGCAACTCGGCCTGAAGTTTACGATCCTGTCGCCGTATCAAGCCTGGCGGTATCGCCGCATCGGCGCGCGCGCATTTCGCGATGCTTCTGGAGGAAAGATCGATCCTTCGCGTCCTTACCTGGTTCGGCTAAACGAAGGGCGTTCCATTACCGTCTTTTTTTATGACGGACCTATTTCGCAAGCGGTCGCCTTCGAGAAGCTTCTGAACAGCGGAGAGCAATTTGCGAATCGACTCGCGGGCGGATTCTCCGATGCGCGCGATTGGCCGCAGCTTATGCACATCGCCACCGACGGTGAGAGCTATGGGCATCATCATCCTCATGGCGACATGGCATTGGCCTATGCACTCCAGTTCATCGAAGAAAAAGGCATCGCGAAGCTAACGAATTATGGCGAGTACCTTGAAAAGCATCCTGCGGAGCATGAAGTCCAGATTATTGAGAAAAGTGCATGGAGCTGCTCTCACGGGGTAGGACGCTGGTTTGAGAACTGCGGCTGCAACTCCGGTGGACGGGGCGACTGGAATCAGAACTGGCGCGGTCCTCTGCGTCACGCGCTCGACTGGCTGCGGGACACGGTCATGTCGCTCTATGAGCAACGCGGCTCGCAGCTATTTGATGATCTATGGAAAGCACGGAATGACTACATCGCCGTAATCGTCGATCGTTCCAACCAGAGCCTCGACCGCTTCTTCGCTGAAAACTCAAGCCACGAACTCACGCACGAAGAGCGCGTTGCGGCACTCGATCTGCTGGAAATGCAACGCCACGCCATGCTCATGTACACGAGCTGCGGATGGTTCTTTGATGAGCTCTCCGGCATCGAGACCGTTCAGGTGATCATGTACGCAGGCCGCGTGATTCAGCTTGCGCAGAAGCTCTCGGAATATGATGACGGCGAGGCCATCGAAGCGGGATTTCTAGAGCGTTTGCAGCACGCGCTCAGTAACATTCCTGATTACCAGAATGCCGCAGAAATGTACCGCAGGTGGGTGAAGCCCGCCATGGTGGGCCTGGAGCAAGTGGCCGCGCATTATGCCATCAGTTCCCTTTTTGAAACCGGAGCGTCAAAGTACTCCTACACCATCGAGCCTGCCGATTACCAGACGTTCATCTACGGGAAGATGCAGCTTGCCATCGGCCGAGCGGAGGTGTGCTCGCGCGTCACCCACGAGTGCGGACACTACACCTTCGCGGTCCTGCACATGGGTGACCACTCGCTCAGTGCAGGGGTGCGCGTCTTTGCCGGAGACGAGGCTTACAAACGCACGGTGCAGGATCTGCGCCAGGCATTCTCGCGCGCCGATATCCCAGGAGTTATCCGCGCGCTCGACAAGCACTTTGGCGGACCGACTTACTCGCTCAAATCTCTCTTCCGCGACGAGCAGCGGCGCATTATGGATCACATTCTCGAATCCACCCTGCGCGAAGCCGAAGCCAGCCTGCGCGGAATCTACGAACACCATGCGCCGCTCATGCGCTTTTTGTCCGATGTGAAGTATCCCAAACCGAAAGCTTTGGCTCTCGCGGCCGAGTTCGTGATCAACGCCTCACTGCAGCGCGAGTTTCGTGCCGAGTTTCTCGATCTTGGCGAGGTTCGAAATCTGCTCAACCAGGCGCGCGATGAAGGAGTGCAGCTCGATTCTGCAGGGCTCGCATATCTCATGGAGCGCAAACTCAATGGGCTTACCGAGCAGCTCGAACGCCATCCCAGGAACCTCGGCCTGCTGAAAAAGATTTCTTCTTTGATCGATCTTTTGCGCGAGTTGCCGTTTGCAGTCAACCTCTGGAAGGTCGAAAATCTCTATTACCAGATGTCCCGTACGGCGTATCCCAAGCTGCGCGAACAGGGCAGCGCGCCGGGCGAGTGGTTTGACAGTTTCCTTGAGCTCGGATGCAAACTTCGCATTCGAGTAGAAGCGGTACCCACGATGCAGATGGCCATCGCCACCTGAGTCACAACCTCCGGAGGTACTCCATGGACCTGCTCGATCGCCTCGATGTTCATATTCCTTCCCAAGCGAAGAAGATTCTGATCGGCGCCGCCGCGGTTACGGCAGGAGGTCTCATTTTGGGAGCGGCTGCTGCAGGAATCGCGGCATCCACCTTGGCGCGCCGACGCGATAACTTTTCGCTGCACGGTAAGACGGTGTTCATCACCGGCGGCTCGCGCGGGCTTGGGCTTGCGATGGCGGAGGAGTTCGCGCGCCGCGGCGCACAGGTAGCGATCTGCGCCCGGGACGAAGAAGAGCTGGAACGCGCGCGTCAAACTATCGAACGTGAAGCCGGCGGGTCGGTGATGACTTTCGTCTGCGACGTCTCCGATCGCGAGCAGGTGGAGAGCACGGTTCTGAAGGTTCAGAGCCATTTCGGCGCGCTCGATGTGCTCGTAAATAATGCGGGCATCATCGCCGTCGGTCCGGTCGAGAACCAGAATCTCGAAGACTTCGAAGAGGCGATGAAGATCAACTTCTGGAGCCAGGTGTACGCCACCCTTGCTGCCCTGCCCGAAATGCGCCGGCGCGGCGAAGCGCGCATTGTGAACATCACCTCAATCGGCGGCAAAGTGAGCGTGCCCCATCTGCTGCCCTATAGCTGCTCGAAGTTCGCGGCGGTCGCGTTTTCGGAAGGCCTCCGCTCAGAACTCGGCAAAACGGATGTGAAGGTCGTGACGGTAGTTCCGGGACTCATGCGCACCGGCTCACACATCAACGCCGAATTTAAAGGCAAACACAGCCAGGAGTTCACCTGGTTCAGCCTGAGCGGCACCAATCCGATGACGTCGATCAATGTGAAGCGCGCGGCGAAGCAGATCGTCGATGCGACTCAAAGCGGACGCGCTGAGCTGATTATTTCATGGCAGGCGGAGCTGCTGGCGCGCTTCCACGGACTCGCGCCCGGGCTCACCACGGAGATCCTGAGCCTGGTGAATCGCACACTGCCCAGCGCCGGCGATTCCGACGAAAAGCGCAAAGGCAAGGACAGCCACAACGCCGTAACGAAGTCACCGCTGACGGCGCTCGGCGAAATGGCAGCTAAGCGCTACAACCAGAAGCCCGCGTAAGAGTTCCAAGCAAAACAGAACCGCCGACGGTAGGCGGTCGGGCAGCCGCGTGGTTTGCGGCTGCTTCAGTTCAGTAGTCGAAGCATTTGGGATCGGAACTCTCCATTCGGCGATTTCCGACCCCCCGGCGATTGCTGCCGGTTCCGAGGAGCAAGCATGGCCATCAAATCCCGCAAAACTCAGTCAAAATCCAAAGCCGGCGAGCAGCAAAAATCAGAAAAGAAGACCAAGGGAACAGTGATGCAGTTCCCGGCCAGCAAAGGACGGCAGCACGAGCCGAAATCCCCGTTGCCTTCGCAGCATCAGCCGCGTCCCGGCATCGAGGCCAAAATGGAACCGAAGCCGCGCTATCAGGCTCCCCTCTACAAAGGTTCCGAGAAGTTAAAGAACAAAGTCGCGCTGATCACTGGCGGCGATTCCGGCATCGGCCGCTCCGTTGCTGTGCTCTACGCGCGTGAAGGCGCCAACGTCGCGATCGTGTACCTCGCCGAAGAGCAGCAGGATGCAGACGAAACCAGGAAAGCAGTCGAAAAAGAAGGACGCGAGTGCCTGCTGATTCCGGGCGACGTGAAAGACGCCGTCTTCTGCCGACGCGCGGTCGCGCAAACCGTTCGCAAGTTCGGCAAACTCGATGTCCTCGTCAACAACGCTGCTTATCAGCATCGCCAGGAGGGCCTGGAGCAGCTCAGCGAAGAGCAGTGGGAGAAGACCTTCCGCACCAACATCTTCGGCTACTTCTATATGGCCAAAGCGGCTCTGCCGCATCTGAAGCCTGGCAGCGCGATCGTGAACACCGGTTCTGAAACAGGACTCGAAGGCAACAAGAAGCTCCTCGACTATGCCAGCACGAAAGGCGCTATTAACGCGTTTTCGAAATCGTTGGCGCAGAACCTGGTCGAGAAAGGCATTCGCGTGAACTGCGTGGCGCCGGGCCCCGTCTGGACTCCGCTCAATGTCGCCGACAAACCGGCCGAAGAAGTCGGCAAGCATGGCGAAGATGTGCCCATGGGCCGTCCGGCACAGCCGGAAGAAGTCGCGCCGGCGTATGTGTTCTTCGCGGCGGAAGCGTGTTCGAGTTATATCACCGGAGAAGTGCTTTCCATTATGGGAGGCGAAACCACAGCGGCGTGAGATGGCGCAACAACACTCAGGCGGCACGAAATCATCGCCTGCATCTCACTCGAAAAGGGAGAAAGGAGAACAATATTCATGCCATCAGCAAGCAGTCGAACGACTACCGATCATGACGAGATTCGCCAATGGGCGGAGGAGCGCGGCGGACGTCCGTCGTGCGTAAGAAACACCGGAGGCAGAGACGACATCGGCATTCTGCGCCTGGATTTCCCGGGTTACAGCGGCGAAGGATCTCTCGAAGAGATCTCCTGGGATGATTGGTTCGACAAATTCGATGAGCGCGGCCTCGCGTTGCTGTTTCAGGAGACCACCGCAGGAGGACAGCGCAGCAATTTCAATAAGCTCGTAAGCCGCCAGACAGCCAGGCAGGCACAAACTGCGCATCGTGGCACTGGTCGCCGTACGCAGGCGACTTCGAAATCGCGAAGCGCGTCCAGTAGCGCGCGCAGCAGCTCACGCTCAAGCAAATCGACGCGTTCGCGCAATCAGAATCGCAGCGAAGGCCGCTCCTCGCGCCGGAAGACAACCGCACGCGCGGGCGAGAGTCGCGGACACAGCTCTTCGCGATCTGCTTCTTCTCGTACCAGCAACGCACGGGCAAAGCGCAGCTCATCCCGCTCGGGTCGCGGGACTGAAACCGGCACACGCACTTCTCGCGCCAGCAGCACACGTCGTAGCAGCAGCGGAATGCGAACGTCGAAATCGCGGGCAGCGCAAGCAGGATCGCGGACGAAGGCCAAATCCAAGAGTTCGCGCTCGAATCTTCGTCGCGCAGCCTAGGAAAGTCTGTCCGATTCGTTCCCATCAGCAATTGCCTGTAGAGCCGGGATTTCGTGATTTGCGAACGATGCAGTAATGCACTTACGAGTCTCGGTTCGTGCAGGTGCTCGATATCTTTTCGCTGCAATCCTCTTTGCAAAGCTATTCTCATCCTTCCTGTCTGTACATGCGTGCTAAACTCCGCCTAGCTCATGCTGAAAGTGCTTTGCCGTTGGCTGCTGGTCGGATTTCTTTTTGCGCCGGCAAGCGTGCTTTGTCAGGACATCCCCTCCGCGGCTGCGCAGCTTGCGGCGCGCATTACCGAGCGCTCCACGCCCGGCGCGGTTTCGATTGCAATCACTAATCGCTCGTCGCTGAGTGATGACGCGGTCACGACTCTCCGCTCCGAATTGCTGCAGCAACTGCAGGCGCGTGGCTGGCGCGCTAAAAGTTCCACTGAAGGTGGAACTACGATCAACATCACGCTAGCAGAAAGCTTTCGCAATTACGTCTGGACGGCCGAGATATTCGAGGGCGAAGTACGCAAGGTAGCCATCCTGGAGATGCCCCGCCCCAGGCTGGCGACCGAGAGCACCAGTGATCCGGTCGTGCTGGCGCGGACTCTTCTCATCTCCTCTGATGAGCCGCTGCTCGACGTCGCGTTGGTGGAGGGCAAGATTTCAGAAGGCGCGCACCTGACTGCGCTTACCAGATCTTCCGTGCAGTTGTTTCAAATGCAATCAGGACAATGGCATCTTACGCAGACGCAACCCCTCGGCATCGCGCCGGGAGGAAGTCGCGATTTGCGCGGTCGGCTGTTCATTCAACAAGGCAGCATCATCGACGCCTACCTGCCCGCCCTGCACTGCACAGGAGTGATTACACAGACGCTCTCCATCACCTGCCGTCAAAGTGATGATCCCTGGCCAGTCGGCGAAGATCGCCGCCTTGAAGCTTTCTATGCCTCAACCCGGAACTACTTCAACGGTATTCTCTCCGGTCAATCCGCCCAAAACGGGACTGTCAATCCCTTTTATTCTGCTGCCGTTCTGAGCGATCGGGTACTCTACTCCGGAATCGACGGACGTGTGCGCTCACGGGTAAATGGGCAAACCTCCGCTATTCCCGCAGCAAAATGGGGCAGCAACATCGCTGCCGTTCAGAGCACGTGTATTCGGGACATTGTGATTGCCGGCTCGCAAGGAGACTTTACTCAATCCGACGCCGCTACGGCGTACGCCGTTTCCAATTCGGAACTGACACCCGTTGCCCAGCCGGCGCCTTTTCCTGGACCGATTATCAATCTGAATCCCTCACCCGGCGGTCAGCAGGCCGTTGCGGTAGTTTCATCTCTATCTGGACGCTATGAAGCGTATCTGCTTACTCCTCGCTGCAATTACTAGCCTGGTTGCGCTCTCCCTTGCGGCTACGCGCCCGCATTACGGCGGCACGTTGCGGCTGGAGATGCGAGGAACGTTTTCGTCGTTCGATATTGCTCCGGATTCAAATGGCAACCGCTCTCGTGTGCGGGATATCGTTTTGCGCAGTGTCTGCGATCGGCTGACCGCAATCGACGCCACTGGTACGCCCCGACCCTCGCTGGCAACCGCGTGGCGCGTCGAGGGGGAAGGGCGAACATGGCTGTTCACACTGCGCGATGGAGTCGCAATGCAAAACGGGACGACGATGACGCCGCAGACGGTGATCGCGGCGCTCACTGCGCAAAATCCAAATTGGCATTTCCAGATTAACGGCAAGGAACTTCGCATCGATAGTGACGCCCCCATTCCGGAAATGCCGTTCGAGCTTGCCGAGTCGCGCAACTCCATTTGCATAGCTGGGGCTGACGGCCGCTGGATCGGCAGCGGGCCTTTTCAGATCTCAGATTTCCGAGCCGGGCAGTACGTCGAACTGCAGGCATTCGACGACTCCTGGCAGGGTCGCGCGTTTGTCGATCGCGTCCGCATTCAGATGACCAGGTCGCTCGCGGACCAGGTCAATGATTTCCAGCTCGCCCGTGCCGACGCCATTGAGAGCGATCCGACTCAACCTCGTCCGACGAACAGTTCTACGGGAATATTTTCTCGACCTCTCGAGGTCATCGCTCTCGCGTTTACACCAAATCATCCTGCAGCGTCTGATCCGAGAATCCGCGAGGCGCTTGCGCGATCCATCGATCGCAATTCCATCTTCACCGTGCTGCTGCGCCGTCAAGGCGAAGCCAGCGCCGCGCTGCTTCCAGAATGGATCTCAGGATATGCACATCTCTTCAATTCAGCGCAGGATCTCGGAAGTGCAGTGCGACTGCGCAATCAGGCGGCCGCGCTCTCAACGTTGTCGCTGGTCTATGACGGGGCAGACGATCTTGCGCGCCTGATTGCTGAACGCGTCTCACTCAATGCTCGCGATGCGGGGATCACGCTCCAGCCGCGTCCGGAATCGCCGATGTTCCGCAGCTTCGACGCTGACGTTCGTCTCATTCGCGTGCGCATTGAATCACCCGATGCCGCGTCGGCCCTTGCGTCAATCGGCAATGCCCTCGATAACGCGACCTTGCAGCGGGCGCGATCGGCCACAACTGCCGATCAACTATTCTCTGTCGAAAATGACGCGCTGAAGGATTTCTCGATTATTCCGATCGCGCACCTTCCTGAGTCGTTCAGCATCGCTCCGGCAGTGCACGACTGGACTTTGGGCATCGCCGGCGGTGTCGATTTGGGAAATCTCTGGATGGAGCCGCCAAGGTGAGTCTGAGGTGGCGGCTACTCTTGATCTTCGGCAGCATCGTTGTCGGCACTGTCGTAGTTATTTCCTATGTCGTATCAGCCGGCGCTCGCAGGGCCTTCCACAGTTTTGAAGACCAGCAAACTGAGGCGATCAAGAATCAATTCGAAAACGAGTTCGCGCTTCAGGGGAAAAATCTCAACCTGCGCGCGCAGGCGATTGCGCGTTCGCAAGCGGTCCGCGACATGGCTATGGCTCTCAGCACTCCAGGAGGAGATCCGGCGCCGTACTTGACCCTGGCCTCGTCGCTCGCCTCACAACAGCAACTCGATTACCTCGATCTTTTCGGTCCCGAAGGTGCAATCATCTCGTCGGCAGAGTGGCAGGCTAGATTCGGCGTGCATGAAAGCTGGATCACCGAAGTCCCGAATTGGGACCAACAAAGCTATTTTCTCCATGAGCAGGAAACTGCCGAAGGAAAGAACCTGGCTCTCGTCGATGTGAAGCAGGTCCCAGGAGTGGATCGCAATTTCTACGTTCTTGCCGGACGCCGCATCGATTCCGCGTTTCTGAAAAATCTCTCCGAAGTCCTGCCGGGCAATACCAAACTCCTTCTCTGGCAGCCGGAAGGCAGCTCCTCGGGCGACCTGCAAGATGCATCCGGCGCGATCCCGGTTCCGGACGATCTGAAATCGGTGCTGGAGCAGGCACACAATGGAAACAAAGAAGCGCGCGGACACGTTCGGCTGAACAGCACTTCCTACGCGGTTCGAGCGATTCCACGCTCAGGCCGCGAGTCGCGCACCCTCGCTGTCATTGTGATCGCGAGCAGCCAGGCCGAGCTCAGCGATCTGCAGACCCGGATTCGAACCACCGCCCTGCTGATTGCCTTGGCCGGAGTAGTACTGAGCATCATCGCCAGCGGATGGTGGGCAGGCCGCATCAGCCGCCCAATCGAAGATCTGACTGCCGCAGCCGAGGATGTAGCTGCGGGGAATTGGGGACGCAAGGTCGATGATGCAGGAGCGAACAACGACGAAGTTGCACGCCTGATTGCCTCGTTCAACCAGATGACCGGCGAATTGCTCCGCCAGCGCGATCGCGCCGTGCAGGCCGAGCGCGTCGCCGCGTGGCGAGAGCTCGCGCGCAGGCTCGCGCACGAACTGAAGAATCCCCTCTTCCCTCTGCAGATCACGGTCGAGAATCTGATGAAGGCCCGTCAGCAGAACTCGCCTGAGTTCAACGACATCTTTGCGGAAAGCACAACTACGCTGCTCGCCGAGCTTAACAACCTGAAGAAGATCGTTGGACGTTTCAGCGATTTCTCCAAAATGCCGGCGCCGCGTCTTCAGGCAGTAAGTG from Terriglobales bacterium encodes:
- a CDS encoding ROK family protein, whose amino-acid sequence is MTRIKSISQSTTPQQSKQHVLAIDVGGTHVKLLATGQKEVRKVPSGPKLTAREMVNQVKDAVRDWKYDAVSIGYPGPVVQGRPINEPFNLAPGWVKFDYRKAFGKPVKIINDAAMQALGSYKKGRMLFLGLGTGLGSAMIVDGVLQPMELAHLPYKKGRTYEDYLGKRGLERLGRKKWQKNVFYVVAQLRQAVQADDVVLGGGNAKKLDQLPAGVRLGSNKNAFIGGFRMWQDESVRHGIVRTAGSK
- a CDS encoding class I SAM-dependent methyltransferase, giving the protein MSSPAATFRDPAGSLRIDDERVLRTVHPEYAEDCLNFLGSELAQNWIASGRLVETRILSSAPGEQLELEHQRVFFPSYPWEWTPSQWIAAAELTLDFAEQQLSIGRVLKDATPLNVLFEGSRPVFVDVLSTEARELENPLWMAYGQFVRTFLLPLAAYKYLGWPLAASLSRRDGYEPRDLYAHLSTLTRLLPAVFSHVTLPFLLEKKNANSTSAAKLKQRPEVALYMHRQRIKRLRRALRAFTPKMGASKWSAYPESASHYSSSDRDEKREFIERILYTAKPAHVLDIGANTGEYSRLAAHAGANVVAWDTDVAASEQNWRAACESRLPILPLIADAARPTPALGWQNAETSSLLDRARGRFDLVMMLGLIHHLLLIDQIPMAEIARLVNEFTTRWAVVEWVPATDVRFLDLCRGRDILYAHLDERAFLRSFTQYFEPVARKPLSNGRVLFFLLRNH
- a CDS encoding sulfatase-like hydrolase/transferase gives rise to the protein MKAQHLLEGCGAAILILLAYLWPQISPSHAALYFSVLPVNTVSRGILIDLVVVALAWAAVTFLVARSDKENRSPAWTILLAIAVVVAVASVAKVAELRQRVPKPGILDAGVLLLGFAAWRWAPAVYTRSISVFRFALVLIGCCIFWMLPKLLFVAFHRPAPDAVSFRRPSGDPDASSERIVWILLDELSYQQVFEISHSNLKLPALHQLASESFSFSHLSAPGYYTAKVVPSLILGRQIAELESTLDGQAIIRTEKDSHWHALDPQQTLFAEAQRDGWTTGVAGWSNPYCRLLGSVLDSCFWYPDQFTPAYMYSHMSPQKSTIENALAPLSSSVRRLMHEKSKDPSSVDFHVRDAEGVLAPAVKLVADKDIRFAFVHMPVPHPPGVYDRATQQVRNGGSYLDNLALADRDLQALLDSLHSADLDRHTIVVVCSDHSWRIPLWRGAAWWTKEDEQAAQTGFDPRPVLLVHFPGQQQGTVVPQAMNSLVMHDAIADLLRGRISNATQFSHWIGDL
- a CDS encoding DUF3536 domain-containing protein, whose amino-acid sequence is MERYICIHAHFYQPPRENPWLETVEVQDSAYPFHDWNQRITSECYAPNAASRILDHEGCIAAITNNYAKISFNFGPTLLSWMETQEPEVYVAILEADRLSQERFSGHGSAIAQGYNHMILPLANNHDRYAQICWGIRDFESRFHRMPEGMWLPETAVDLPTLDIMAQLGLKFTILSPYQAWRYRRIGARAFRDASGGKIDPSRPYLVRLNEGRSITVFFYDGPISQAVAFEKLLNSGEQFANRLAGGFSDARDWPQLMHIATDGESYGHHHPHGDMALAYALQFIEEKGIAKLTNYGEYLEKHPAEHEVQIIEKSAWSCSHGVGRWFENCGCNSGGRGDWNQNWRGPLRHALDWLRDTVMSLYEQRGSQLFDDLWKARNDYIAVIVDRSNQSLDRFFAENSSHELTHEERVAALDLLEMQRHAMLMYTSCGWFFDELSGIETVQVIMYAGRVIQLAQKLSEYDDGEAIEAGFLERLQHALSNIPDYQNAAEMYRRWVKPAMVGLEQVAAHYAISSLFETGASKYSYTIEPADYQTFIYGKMQLAIGRAEVCSRVTHECGHYTFAVLHMGDHSLSAGVRVFAGDEAYKRTVQDLRQAFSRADIPGVIRALDKHFGGPTYSLKSLFRDEQRRIMDHILESTLREAEASLRGIYEHHAPLMRFLSDVKYPKPKALALAAEFVINASLQREFRAEFLDLGEVRNLLNQARDEGVQLDSAGLAYLMERKLNGLTEQLERHPRNLGLLKKISSLIDLLRELPFAVNLWKVENLYYQMSRTAYPKLREQGSAPGEWFDSFLELGCKLRIRVEAVPTMQMAIAT
- a CDS encoding SDR family NAD(P)-dependent oxidoreductase, yielding MDLLDRLDVHIPSQAKKILIGAAAVTAGGLILGAAAAGIAASTLARRRDNFSLHGKTVFITGGSRGLGLAMAEEFARRGAQVAICARDEEELERARQTIEREAGGSVMTFVCDVSDREQVESTVLKVQSHFGALDVLVNNAGIIAVGPVENQNLEDFEEAMKINFWSQVYATLAALPEMRRRGEARIVNITSIGGKVSVPHLLPYSCSKFAAVAFSEGLRSELGKTDVKVVTVVPGLMRTGSHINAEFKGKHSQEFTWFSLSGTNPMTSINVKRAAKQIVDATQSGRAELIISWQAELLARFHGLAPGLTTEILSLVNRTLPSAGDSDEKRKGKDSHNAVTKSPLTALGEMAAKRYNQKPA